CTGGCCGGCCATCGTCCTGCGCACGCCGAAGGGCTGGACCGGTCCCAAGGTCGTCGACGGGCTGCCCGTCGAGGGCACGTGGCGCGCCCACCAGGTCCCGCTGGCGGAGACGCGCACCAACGCCGAGCACCGTGCCCAACTCGAGGAGTGGATGCGGTCCTACAAACCCGAGGAACTATTCACCGAAGAGGGTGCGCTGATCTCCTCGTTGGCCGAGTTGGCGCCGGAGGGTGAGCGGCGGATGGGCGCCAACCCGCACGCCAACGGCGGGGCATTGCTGCGGGATCTGGTGCTGCCGGACTTCCGGGATTACGGCGTGGAGATCGAGCGCCCCGGCGTCACGGTCAGCGAAGCCACGAAGGTGCTGGGCACCTGGTTGCGTGATGTCATCCGGCTCAACCCGGACAACTTCCGGTTGATGGGTCCGGATGAGACTGCCTCCAACCGGTTGCAGGCAGTCTTCGAAGCCACGGACCGGGCGTGGGAGGGATCGCGGCTGGACACCGACGAGCACCTCGCACCGAACGGACGCGTCATGGAGGTGCTGTCCGAGCACCTGTGCCAGGGCTGGCTCGAGGGGTACCTGCTCACCGGGCGGCACGGCCTGTTCAATTGCTACGAAGCGTTCATCCACATCATCGACGCGATGTTCAACCAGCACGCGAAGTGGTTGAAGACCACCAATGACATCCCGTGGCGCCGCCCGATCTCGTCGTTGAACTACCTGCTCTCCTCGCACGTGTGGCGCCAGGACCACAACGGGTTCAGCCACCAGGACCCCGGTTTCATCGACCACGTGGTCAACAAGAAGGCCGAGGTCGTGCGGGTCTACCTGCCGCCGGACACCAACACGTTGCTGTCCGTGGCCGACCACTGCTTGCGGTCTCGTCAGTACGTCAACGTTGTCGTCGCGGGCAAGCAGCCGGCGTTGACCTACTTGACGATGGACGAAGCGGTCGCGCACTGCACCCGTGGTCTTGGTATCTGGGAGTGGGCCTCGAACACCCGCGGTGAGCCGGACGTCGTGATCGCCAGCGCCGGGGACATCCCGACCCTGGAGGCGCTCGCGGCCACCGACATCCTGCGCCAGAAGCTGCCGGATCTGAAGGTCCGCTTCGTCAACGTCGTGGATATGATGCGGCTGCAGGATGAGCGCGAGCACCCGCACGGGCTGTCCGACCGCGACTTCGACACGTTGTTCACGCGTGACAAGCCGGTGATCTTCGCCTACCACGGGTACCCCTGGCTGGTGCACCGGCTGACCTACCGGCGGACCAACCACGGCAACATCCACGTGCGCGGGTACAAGGAGGAAGGCACCACCACCACACCGTTCGACATGGTGATGCTCAACGACCTGGACCGCTTCCACCTGGTCATCGATGTGATCGACCGGGTGCCCGGCCTGGGCTCGACCCAGGCGGTGCTGCGCCAGGAGATGTCCGATGCCCGGTTGGCTGCTCGCGCCTACACCCGGGAGAACGGCGAGGACGATCCGGAGATCAGCGGCTGGTCCTGGCCGGGCTGAGTCTGCCTACCATCGTTTCGTACAT
The window above is part of the Branchiibius hedensis genome. Proteins encoded here:
- a CDS encoding phosphoketolase family protein, with product MTDTSTAPLSEEQLSLIDAYWRAANYLSVGQIYLLDNPLLREPLKPEHVKPRLLGHWGTTPGLNLIYAHMNRLIKERDLNVIYLAGPGHGGPGLVANTYLEGTYSEIYSAIGQTEDGIRKLFRQFSFPGGIPSHVAPETPGSIHEGGELGYSLVHAYGAAFDNPDLIALCVIGDGEAETGPLAASWHSNKFLDPAQDGAVLPILHLNGYKIANPTVLARIPQAELAELLAGYGYEPIFVTGDDPASVHQQLAAAMEKSVDQIHAIQKHAREGHEGERPAWPAIVLRTPKGWTGPKVVDGLPVEGTWRAHQVPLAETRTNAEHRAQLEEWMRSYKPEELFTEEGALISSLAELAPEGERRMGANPHANGGALLRDLVLPDFRDYGVEIERPGVTVSEATKVLGTWLRDVIRLNPDNFRLMGPDETASNRLQAVFEATDRAWEGSRLDTDEHLAPNGRVMEVLSEHLCQGWLEGYLLTGRHGLFNCYEAFIHIIDAMFNQHAKWLKTTNDIPWRRPISSLNYLLSSHVWRQDHNGFSHQDPGFIDHVVNKKAEVVRVYLPPDTNTLLSVADHCLRSRQYVNVVVAGKQPALTYLTMDEAVAHCTRGLGIWEWASNTRGEPDVVIASAGDIPTLEALAATDILRQKLPDLKVRFVNVVDMMRLQDEREHPHGLSDRDFDTLFTRDKPVIFAYHGYPWLVHRLTYRRTNHGNIHVRGYKEEGTTTTPFDMVMLNDLDRFHLVIDVIDRVPGLGSTQAVLRQEMSDARLAARAYTRENGEDDPEISGWSWPG